In one Fodinicola acaciae genomic region, the following are encoded:
- a CDS encoding TetR/AcrR family transcriptional regulator — MAAHGQTRRRMLTTARTLFARQGLHGTGINQVLAEGGAPKGSMYFHFPGGKQQLAAEAMAASATEMAAAIRATIDAYDDPPAAVRAMAEALGQRLAESDFQEGCPLATVALEATEGVRDACRDGYQQWLDLITADLTGHGIAADRASGLAVLILSSIEGALLLARVQRSLRPLREVADRLAPLIAEEISVV; from the coding sequence ATGGCCGCACATGGACAGACCCGCCGACGCATGCTGACCACGGCTCGTACGCTCTTCGCCCGCCAGGGGCTGCACGGCACCGGCATCAACCAGGTGCTGGCCGAGGGCGGCGCACCGAAGGGCTCGATGTATTTCCACTTCCCCGGCGGAAAACAGCAGCTCGCCGCGGAGGCGATGGCGGCGTCCGCGACCGAGATGGCGGCCGCGATCAGGGCGACGATCGACGCGTACGACGACCCGCCGGCCGCCGTACGCGCGATGGCCGAGGCGCTTGGCCAGCGGCTCGCCGAGTCGGATTTCCAGGAGGGTTGCCCACTCGCCACTGTCGCGCTCGAAGCCACCGAAGGCGTACGCGACGCGTGTCGTGACGGCTATCAGCAGTGGCTCGATCTGATCACCGCCGACCTGACCGGCCATGGCATCGCCGCCGACCGCGCGAGCGGCTTGGCCGTGCTCATCCTGTCGTCCATCGAAGGCGCGCTGCTGTTGGCGCGCGTCCAACGGTCCCTGCGACCACTGCGTGAGGTCGCAGACCGCCTGGCTCCGCTGATTGCCGAGGAGATTTCCGTTGTCTGA